Genomic DNA from Ruminococcus sp. OA3:
TCCATGGTGATGGAACATCTGATCGGACTGGGTCATCAGAAGATCGCCCATATCTCAGGCGAATTGTTTTCACGTTCAGGACTGAAACGGTTTGAAGGTTACAGAAAAGGTTTATATGAGAATGGAATTCCCTACCGGGTGGAATATGTACAGGAGTCAGATCAGACAGAGAAGGGCAGTTATGACGCGATGATGCGTCTGCTGAATCTTGAAGAACCACCCACTGCCGTGTTTGCATTTAATGATACGGTGGCGTTCGGTGCCATGAGTGCCATACGGGACAGGGGGCTTCGCATTCCGGATGATATTTCAGTGGTAGGACATGATAATACTATTCTCTCAGAACACACATATCCAAGGCTGACGACGGTTGACAGCCGGATGAAAGATATGGGGGAACTGGCGGCAAAGATGCTGATCGATGCCATTGAGGGGAAAGAAAACGCCGGTGAACGCGGTGAGCCTGAATGTGATATTAAGATTGAACCACGTTTTATTGTGCGTGAGAGCACGGGAAGAGTCAAAGAGTAAAAAGTGATTGCAGAGAAGCGGCGAGTCGTATGTGACTTGCCGCTTCTCCTTTTACTTCATAGAAAATATTTTTGGAGTCCTGCCGGTGGGATTCTGTGGGTTATTAGACAATCGATTTAATTTATGCAAATTCCATTAAAAAACAATGAATACCGTTGGAAATTGATATTAATGTATTGTATATCCAGTAAAAACAAGAAAAACGCTGTCGTATTTAACAAAAAAATATAATAATAATTTGACAAATTGTAGAAAATCGATAAGTAAAACGATTTAATGTTGACTTTGCGCCGGGCCGGGGGTATTATTTGTGTAAGAAAAACGATTTAATGAAAGAAGGAGGAAAAGTATGAGCCGCAAAATTGCGATGACACTGGAAGCGAGAGAGGGCTATGAGATGCTGAGACTTCAACAGCTGATTCGTGACCACGGGTTTGAGCCTGTTTTTTATGACCACCTTTCGACAGACGGGGAGGTGATTGAAAAGCTGAAAGACTGTGATGCAGTGATTGCCGGAGGAGACGAATATAACCGGCATGTTCTGAGTGAACTGGCAAAGGCCGGGAGACTGAAGATTATCGCCAGGTTTGGTGTCGGGTTTGACAAGGTGGACCTGGAAGCTGCAAGTGAATTCGGGATCGCCGTTACGAACACGGCGGGAACGATGTCCATGCCGGTAGCGGAACTGACGATGACGCTGATTCTGTCGACAGCCAGAAGCATAGCCTTCTGCGACAGAAAGCTGCGGGAAGACGGATGGTTTACAGGACCTGC
This window encodes:
- a CDS encoding LacI family DNA-binding transcriptional regulator — protein: MPKTKITIKDVAREADVNPSVVSRVLNKDLTLKVREETRERVWEAAAKLNYRPNRTAKMLRTKKSKMIAVLISKFSDLYFTAILEGIVWVAEERGYIISVFSTEEDRKKGSKCIETVYEYGMDGAILASSYIGEETLQQLKYSSVPMVMLRRSSREFGVMGMLADELAGVSMVMEHLIGLGHQKIAHISGELFSRSGLKRFEGYRKGLYENGIPYRVEYVQESDQTEKGSYDAMMRLLNLEEPPTAVFAFNDTVAFGAMSAIRDRGLRIPDDISVVGHDNTILSEHTYPRLTTVDSRMKDMGELAAKMLIDAIEGKENAGERGEPECDIKIEPRFIVRESTGRVKE